From a region of the Calonectris borealis chromosome 2, bCalBor7.hap1.2, whole genome shotgun sequence genome:
- the TOPBP1 gene encoding DNA topoisomerase 2-binding protein 1 isoform X2 gives MKGSKEPFFVKFIKSSGNSEYFFKALESIKEFQSEEHLQILEEETALNIKENDKSLYICDPFRGVVFNHLKKLGCRIVGPQVVLYCMQSQQCVPRAEYPVYNMTMADVTVSCTSLEKDVREEVHKYVQMMGGRVYRDLSVSVTHLIAGEVGSKKYLVAASLKKPILLPSWVKTLWDKSQQSIMRYTDVNMEDYACPVFLGCTICVTGLNSSDRKEVQRLTAEHGGQYTGQLKMNECTHLIVQEPKGQKYECAKKWNVHCVSVQWFSDSIEKGFCQDETIYKIETGSKLSNTPSTSTPTNHASKPDNHTLSDVSHISSINLSGVNETACSSAMSSRLDPLPDELENLDISSFHAPEDLLDGCRIYLCGFSGRKLDKMRRLINCGGGVRFNQLNEDVTHVILGENNDELKHFLDKTAHRPHVVTAKWLLESFSKGYLHPVEQYVPLNYQLLENPILQQPGMKSVLPKNNSLLKKEAVNVIKHQKDAEDDFLSLYVNNDSALDEVEKLTSRNFNDVTHLTVQGENQSSVCNGSLGESSALVEGGLFVRKRFLLLGFGEEDESYIADIIKENAGKILPLQSRTIADYAVVPLLGCTVKPTVGDVVTNTWLITCVEQQLLLDPQSNPLFTPVTVMEGVTPLEDCVLSFSQFTGAERDSLVYLAELLGARVQEFFVRKANAKKGMFASTHLVVREPDGSKYEAAKKWNLPAVTVAWLLQSARTGKRAEERKFLVENAEAEDKECSITQLSKTPATVKSPDTEQHTYLLEAGKKPAVTPLDINRFQSKAFHAVISHHIGKKTTPLAQGGLPQKEPSLHLDTPSKFLSKDKLFKPSFDVKDALAALETPGGPDQKTRKLSTPLSEVIGRNLKLALANSTRHTEALTASPQLTTAQPEVEEEPKPLADVVICVSKKLSKKQSELNAVAASLGAEYRWCFDETVTHFIYKGGQNDNNKEYKSVKERGIHIVSEHWLLESAQEYKRLPESLFPHTYNPKMSLDISAVQDVRLSSSSKLPSTGKPTEEDEIIPVDEDDAEDDVTTDQIKETVTTGEEQIVTSESKGGEFLTQALEMRENFQRQLQEIMSATSLVKPQGQRGSLSRNSFDGSPTTPDSTRSVRNGRSRVLEALRQSRQALTDINTEPSQSEQIIWDDPTAREERARLVSNFQWPDSPSQCTEQGQSNVSKNMDESAFKGSLADAEIAGIAVPEAGDGDSIEGLKNPVCRDPETPIKDHLIPTPQAPSIAFPLANPPVAPQPKEKAVTEDEKADEEPEKHRKFQLSSLNPQERFDYCHLIEELGGIVLEKQCFDPSCTHIVVGHPLRNEKFLASMAAGKWVLHRSYLEACRGAGCFVQACDLIIEK, from the exons ATGAAAGGTAGTAAGGAGCCATTTTTTGTGAAATTCATAAAGTCTTCTGGGAATTcggagtatttttttaaagctcttgaG TCTATAAAAGAATTTCAGTCAGAAGAACATCTCCAGATTCTTGAAGAAGAAACAGCACTCAacataaaagaaaatgataaatcgCTTTACATTTGTGATCCTTTTAGAGGTGTTGTTTTCAATCATCTCAAAAAG CTTGGTTGTAGAATTGTTGGACCACAGGTAGTCCTGTACTGTATGCAGTCCCAGCAATGTGTCCCAAGAGCTGAGTATCCTGTGTACAATATGACCATGGCCGATGTAACGGTATCCTGTACCAGCCTTGAAAAAGATGTTAGG gAAGAAGTTCATAAATATGTGCAGATGATGGGCGGACGTGTGTACAGAGACCTCAGTGTGTCAGTAACTCATCTTATAGCTGGAGAAGTTGGCAGCAAGAAGTACTTAGTAGCTGCTTCTCTGAAAAAACCTATTTTGCTTCCCTCTTGGGTTAAGACACTGTGGGATAAGTCTCAGCAAAG CATAATGAGATACACTGATGTTAACATGGAAGACTATGCTTGTCCTGTGTTCCTTGGCTGTACAATTTGCGTAACTGGCTTAAATAGTTCAGACAGGAAAGAAGTCCAGCGCCTCACTGCTGAACACGGGGGGCAATATACGGGGCAGCTCAAGATGAATGAATGTACTCACCTCATAGTTCAAGAGCCAAAAG GTCAGAAGTATGAATGTGCCAAAAAATGGAATGTGCACTGTGTGTCTGTGCAGTGGTTTTCTGACAGCATTGAGAAAGGCTTCTGTCAGGATGAGACAATATATAAAATAGAGACTGGATCAAAACTGAGTAATACACCCAGTACGTCAACACCTACGAATCATGCCAGCAAGCCCGATA atcATACACTTTCGGACGTCAGCCACATTTCCAGTATCAATTTGAGTGGTGTTAATGAAACTGCATGCAGTTCTGCTATGAGCAGCAGACTGGATCCTCTTCCTGATGAGCTGGAAAACTTGGATATAAGTTCTTTTCATGCCCCTGAAGATTTGTTAGATGGGTGTCGA ATCTATCTGTGTGGCTTCAGTGGCAGGAAGTTGGACAAGATGAGAAGGCTTATTaattgtggtggtggtgttcgaTTTAATCAACTTAATGAAGATGTTACCCATgtcattttgggggaaaataatgATGAGTTGAAACACTTCTTGGACAAGACAGCTCACAG GCCTCATGTAGTGACAGCAAAATGGTTGCTGGAGTCATTTAGTAAAGGTTATCTACATCCAGTGGAGCAATATGTCCCTCTAAACTACCAGCTGTTAGAGAACCCAATTTTGCAGCAACCTGGAATGAAGTCAGTTCTTCCCAAAAATAACAGTCTCTTGAAGAAAGAAGCTGTGAATGTTATAAAGCACCAGAAAGATGCTGAAGATGACTTCCTCTCTCTATATGTAAATAATGATTCTGCATTAG atgaagTTGAAAAACTAACATCCAGAAACTTCAATGATGTTACTCACTTGACTGTTCAAGGAGAGAATCAATCTTCCGTCTGTAATGGTTCTTTGGGAGAGTCTTCTGCACTGGTTGAAGGAGGCTTATTTGTCAGAAAGAGATTTCTTCTTTTGGGTTTTGGTGAAGAGGACGAGTCCTACATTGCAGATATTATAAAGGAGAATGCTGGGAAAATTCTGCCGCTGCAAAGCAGAACCATTGCAGACTATGCTGTGGTACCTTTATTGGGGTGCACCGTGAAGCCAACTGTTGGTGATGTTGTCACAAATACGTGgctg ATAACGTGTGTGGAACAGCAGCTCCTTTTAGATCCCCAGTCCAATCCACTTTTCACACCAGTCACAGTAATGGAAGGAGTTACCCCTCTGGAAGATTGTGTTCTTTCTTTTAGCCAGTTCACTGGTGCAGAGAGAGACTCCCTGGTTTATCTGGCAGAACTGCTAGGAGCAAG AGTCCAAGAATTCTTTGTGCGGAAAGCCAAtgcaaaaaagggaatgtttgcCAGTACCCATCTTGTGGTAAGAGAACCGGATGGTTCCAAGTATGAAGCAGCGAAGAAGTGGAATTTGCCGGCAGTCACTGTAGCTTGGCTTTTGCAGTCTGCAAGGACAGGAAagagagcagaggaaagaaagttCTTGGTTGAAAATGCAGAGGCTGAAG ataaGGAGTGTTCCATTACTCAGCTTAGCAAGACACCAGCAACTGTTAAATCTCCTGATACAGAACAACATACTTATCTCCTtgaagctggaaaaaaaccagctGTGACCCCTCTTGATATCAACAGGTTCCAGAGTAAAGCTTTCCACGCTGTAATCTCTCATCATATTGGGAAGAAGACAACTCCTCTTGCACAAGGGGGGCTGCCACAGAAAGAACCGTCTTTGCATCTTGATACACCAtcaaaatttctttccaaagacAAGTTATTCAAGCCTTCTTTTGATGTAAAG GATGCTCTGGCAGCTTTGGAAACTCCTGGAGGTCCTGATCAAAAAACCAGGAAACTGAGCACACCTCTCTCTGAAGTCATCGGCAGAAACTTGAAATTGGCACTGGCAAACAGCACGAGGCATACAGAGGCTCTTACTGCCAGCCCTCAGTTGACCACTGCACAGCCAGAAGTG GAAGAAGAGCCCAAGCCTCTAGCTGATGTTGTTATATGTGTCAGTAAAAAACTTAGTAAGAAGCAAAGTGAACTGAATGCGGTAGCAGCTTCTCTTGGGGCAGAATACAG ATGGTGCTTTGATGAAACAGTAACGCACTTTATCTACAAGGGAGGACAAAATGACAACAATAAGGAGTACAAATCTGTAAAAGAACGGGGTATACATATTGTTTCAGAACACTGGCTTTTAGAG AGTGCCCAAGAATATAAACGGCTTCCTGAATCTCTCTTTCCTCACACTTACAATCCCAAAATGAGCCTGGACATCAGTGCAGTGCAAGATGTCAGGCTCTCCTCCTCCAGTAAACTTCCATCAACTGGAAAACCAACAGAGGAAGATGAG ATTATTCCAGTGGACGAAGATGATGCTGAAGATGATGTAACTACTGACCAAATAAAGGAAACGGTCACTACAGGGGAGGAACAAATTGTAACAAGTGAATCCAAAGGAGGTGAAT TTTTAACACAAGCACTAGAAATGAGGGAGAACTTCCAAAGGCAGCTGCAGGAGATCATGTCTGCCACATCGCTAGTGAAACCACAAGGGCAAAGAGGTTCCCTTTCAAGGAACAGTTTTGATGGTTCTCCAACCACTCCTGATAGCACACGGTCTGTGCGAAATGGCCGCAGTAGGGTCTTGGAAGCTCTAAG GCAATCCCGTCAGGCACTCACAGATATAAACACAGAGCCATCCCAGAGTGAGCAGATCATCTGGGACGATCCTACTGCGAGGGAGGAGAGAGCAAGACTTGTCAGCAACTTTCAGTGGCCCGATAGTCCTTCCCAGTGCACTGAGCAAGGTCAGAGTAACGTCAGTAAGAACATGGATGAGTCTGCCTTCAAAGGATCTTTAGCTGATGCAGAGATTGCTGGTATAg CTGTTCCTGAGGCTGGGGATGGAGATTCGATTGAGGGTCTAAAAAATCCTGTATGTAGAGATCCTGAAACACCGATTAAAGATCACTTGATCCCCACTCCTCAGGCCCCCAGCATTGCTTTCCCACTGGCTAACCCTCCTGTGGCACCACAGCCCAAAGAAAAG GCTGTTACAGAAGATGAGAAGGCTGATGAAGAACCAGAAAAACACCGTAAATTTCAGCTGTCTTCTCTTAATCCTCAAGAAAGATTTGATTACTGCCATCTGATTGAGGAATTAG GTGGAATAGTACTTGAGAAACAGTGCTTTGATCCAAGTTGCACACACATTGTTGTGGGACATCCTCTTCGAAATGAAAAATTCTTGGCTTCGATGGCAGCTGGAAAGTGGGTGCTTCATCGTTCCTACCTGGAGGCATGTAGAGGAGCTGGCTGCTTTGTTCAGGCATGTGACCTTATTATTGAGAAATGA